A stretch of Lepisosteus oculatus isolate fLepOcu1 chromosome 11, fLepOcu1.hap2, whole genome shotgun sequence DNA encodes these proteins:
- the nxnl1 gene encoding nucleoredoxin-like protein 1 has protein sequence MVELFVGKVLVKNNRDRDELDTEREVLLRLQNRIVLLFFGSGDCPRCREFAPTLKEFFVRLTDEFYVERAAQLVLLYVSLDQSEKRQSKFLKDMPKRWLTLPFEDPYKKELALMFEVAEIPTVVVLRPDCTMISPNAVDEISRLGPDCFKNWQEAAELIDRSFMMAEDFDDMRMRSATDPLRRLKYKLEKKKKKEEEEDSKEGEGSQNGKGEGQDPWG, from the exons ATGGTGGAGTTGTTCGTCGGTAAAGTGTTGGTAAAAAACAACAGGGACCGCGACGAGCTGGACACGGAGCGCGAGGTTCTGCTGCGGCTCCAGAACCGGATCGTCCTGCTGTTCTTCGGCTCGGGGGACTGCCCCAGGTGCCGGGAGTTCGCGCCCACCCTCAAGGAGTTCTTCGTCCGCCTGACTGACGAATTCTACGTGGAGCGAGCCGCCCAGCTTGTCCTGCTGTACGTTTCCCTGGACCAGAGCGAAAAGCGACAGAGCAAGTTCCTCAAGGACATGCCCAAACGGTGGCTTACCCTCCCTTTCGAAGATCCATACAagaa GGAGCTGGCGCTTATGTTCGAGGTGGCGGAGATTCCTACGGTGGTGGTGCTGCGACCAGATTGTACCATGATCTCCCCCAACGCGGTGGACGAAATCAGCCGGCTCGGGCCAGACTGCTTCAAGAACTGGCAGGAAGCGGCCGAGCTCATCGATCGCAGCTTCATGATGGCCGAAGACTTCGACGACATGCGTATGCGCAGCGCCACAGACCCCCTGCGCCGCCTGAAATACAAGctggagaagaagaagaagaaggaggaggaggaggactcAAAGGAGGGGGAGGGGTCACAGAATGGCAAGGGGGAGGGGCAGGATCCATGGGGTTGA